The Microcella flavibacter DNA segment CCTCTTCCTCGTGGTCTTCACCATCACGGGGGAGGTCGCCCCCTCGGTGCTGGTGCCCCTCGGCATGGCCGTGGTGTTCGTGCTCGTGCGAGCCGTCACCCGCACTCCCATCCTTCCCGCGGTGGTGGGACTGATCGGCATCGCGATCTCGGCGGGGCTCGCCCTGGCGACCGGCCGCGCCGAGGAGAACTTCCTCCTCGGGCTGATCATCAACGCGGTGTGGCTGACGGCGCTGCTCGTCAGCCTGGCGGTGCGCCGGCCGCTCATCGGTGTGATCACCGCGCTTCTGACCGGCGACGCCGGGTGGCGTCAGGATCCGGCGAAGCGCTCGGTGCTGACGGTGACCACCTGGTTGTGGGTGGGGATGTTCTCGCTCCGGCTCGGGGTGCAGGTGCCGCTGTATTTCGGCGAGCAGGCGGGCGCGCTCGCCGCGACCCGACTGCTCATGGGCGTGCCGCTCTACGCGGCGGTGCTCTGGGTCACCTGGCTCATGGTGCGCTCGGTCTACGCGCGCCGCGCGGCCTGAGAGCGGACGCGCACCGGCTGCCGGTGCTACCATGAAGTATCTCGACATCAAGATAAATTTCCGGGCTCACCGCTCGCGATGTCGCACCGTCTTGCCCCCCTGGGGCG contains these protein-coding regions:
- a CDS encoding DUF3159 domain-containing protein, whose product is MSPEPRPEEGPRDEAPRPASDPRTADGAADPAPSVTDALSEAARKSAFARVAPGERPTAADLWAAVGGVRGLVESLLPGFLFLVVFTITGEVAPSVLVPLGMAVVFVLVRAVTRTPILPAVVGLIGIAISAGLALATGRAEENFLLGLIINAVWLTALLVSLAVRRPLIGVITALLTGDAGWRQDPAKRSVLTVTTWLWVGMFSLRLGVQVPLYFGEQAGALAATRLLMGVPLYAAVLWVTWLMVRSVYARRAA